The Manihot esculenta cultivar AM560-2 chromosome 1, M.esculenta_v8, whole genome shotgun sequence genome has a window encoding:
- the LOC110613189 gene encoding bromodomain and WD repeat-containing protein 1 isoform X1, whose amino-acid sequence MDFWKCTSSISKAPLSTSNNVVEKSRLEQQERTDVDVDLREVYFLILHFLSSGPCQKSFGHFWNELLEHELLPRRYHAWFSRSGACSGHDDDDGVSLPLSYNKLVDRYPHIEKDHLVKLLKQLLQHIAPPVLDKPVLHRPNAADVPTLLGSGSFSLLDCVSNMNKQAKHLPVHLRWPHMQADQVHGLGLREIGGGFTKHHRASSIRSACYAIAKPLTMVQKMQNIKKLRGHRDAVYCAIFDRSGRYMITGSDDRLVKVWSMETAFCLASCRGHEGDITDLAVSSNNAIVASASNDFVIRVWRLPDGLPISVLRGHTGAVTAIAFSPRPSSVYQLLSSSDDGTCRIWDARYSQCSPRIYVPKPSDAIAEFSAGKNNGPFSNGPSSSNGSQSHQILCCAYNANGTVFVTGSSDTYARVWSACKSTADESEQPIHEMDVLSGHENDVNYVQFSGCAVASRSSLADTLKEENIPRFKNSWFCHDNIVTCSRDGSAIIWSPRSRRSHGKSGRWTKSYHLKVPPPPLPPQPPRGGPRQRILPTPRGVNMIMWSLDNRFVLAAIMDCRICVWNAADSSLVHSLTGHTASSYVLDVHPFNPRIAMSAGYDGRTIVWDIWEGVPIRTYEIGLGRFKLVDGKFSPDGTSIVLSDDVGQIHLLNTGQGESQKDAKYDQFFLGDYRPLIRDSAGNVLDQETQLPPHRRNIQDPICDSSMIPYPEPYQTMFQKRRLGALGVEWHPPSIKFAIGTDFSLGLDYQMPPLEDLDRMIEPLPEFIDAIYWEPENEVISDDTDSEYNVAEECTSEGEQGSLCYSSATDPDCSMDDSDSEHSHKDGPRRSRRRKQKSEVESSVRHVKKRNLSERDGLISGSSGSKKLKNSRKFSKGKSSKVKSSRPQRIAARNALNMFSRITGTSTDGDVEDDSEDDTSSSESSLQESNIPRKISDKYLQNMQDKYVEEENIVKTHQLPESQPNAGNRKKLVLKLSLRGSKKPVSPEDRMLNVERQVYDMNPDPRPFQETEINLSSKDLGSSSSHLFDAGLSQNQNNHINSGGYPEKVEDGIEGSSGDNGSKIRRGENNICTSKNSRLGDEIPGDASIGFNASCDAHKESRSDVHGDGELLEVDQDSATIEETVPSGVIQSSLTFLSSSLGELQSNCGASAGTCDKAPDGGDENRSLSDKCSNLDSVEAREHAGVNHCQGLKENPLPKLTKIKMRTRGTLGGTPSKIKSMRAVDDLHQDAVGRMSEGPSYLEQNQLLGVRGNDEGSGRSVSLYDVPEREKSHKSIADLEDLNHDVEEDASDAIHRTRLLKMKETSWESHDDMNHNLRFRVGHELPGTSNINGVELLSEEMMLNSRIAVRSRSARNRRVDNCSSPLISRKPSQPARKLSWLILSKHEEEYRYIPQLGDEVVYLRQGHQEYIESTNSSATGPWSLIKGYLGAVEICKVESLNYAPAAGSGDSCCKIILRFIDPSSGVFGKAFKLTLPELINFPDFVVEKTRYDAAISRNWTHRDKCQVWWKNENGEGGSWWEGRVLSSEPKSDEFPDSPWERYFIRYRADPLENHRHSPWELHDPGTTWEHPHIDVKISIKLLISFDKLEESVSANQDFYGIEKLNEASHKLDFFNRFPVPLCPDIIRSRLENNYYRSLEAVKHDVHVMMENAQSYFGKNAELSHKMKRLSEWFSKKLSKL is encoded by the exons ATGGACTTCTGGAAGTGCACATCTTCTATTAGTAAGGCACCTTTAAGTACTTCTAATAATGTGGTGGAGAAGTCCCGGCTTGAACAACAAGAGAGGACTGATGTAGATGTAGACCTTAGAGAAGTTTACTTCCTGATTTTGCATTTTCTTTCCTCTGGGCCTTGCCAAAAGAGTTTTGGACACTTTTGGAATGAGCTTTTGGAGCATGAGCTTCTACCTAGAAGATATCATGCATGGTTTTCAAGAAGTGGTGcatgtagtggacatgatgatgatgatggtgtATCTCTTCCATTGAGTTATAATAAATTGGTGGATAG GTATCCTCATATTGAGAAGGATCATTTGGTGAAGCTTCTGAAGCAACTGCTGCAGCACATAGCACCTCCTGTACTTGACAAGCCTGTATTACATCGTCCAAATGCAGCAGATGTTCCTACTTTACTGGGATCTGGTTCTTTTTCGCTTCTGGATT GTGTTAGCAATATGAATAAGCAAGCTAAGCATCTGCCTGTGCATCTGCGTTGGCCTCATATGCAGGCTGATCAGGTGCATGGTTTAGGTTTAAGGGAGATTGGAGGAGGTTTTACAAAGCATCATCGTGCTTCATCCATTCGCTCTGCATGCTATGCTATTGCTAAGCCTTTGACCATGGTGCAAAAGATGCAAAACATAAAAAAGTTGAGGGGACATCGTGATGCAGTCTATTGTG CCATATTTGATCGCTCAGGTAGGTATATGATTACTGGCTCAGATGATCGTCTCGTCAAGGTTTGGTCAATGGAAACTGCATTTTGCTTGGCAAGCTGCCGAGGGCATGAA GGTGACATTACTGACTTGGCTGTAAGTTCAAACAATGCTATAGTGGCATCTGCTTCTAATGATTTCGTCATCCGAGTT TGGCGCTTGCCAGATGGTTTGCCAATATCAGTATTGCGCGGGCACACTGGAGCTGTTACTGCCATTGCATTTAGTCCCAGGCCTAGCtctgtctaccaactcttatc GTCATCAGATGATGGAACTTGTCGAATCTGGGATGCTAGATATTCCCAGTGCAGTCCACGAATTTATGTGCCAAAACCTTCTGATGCTATTGCTG AATTTTCTGCAGGTAAGAACAATGGTCCATTTAGTAATGGACCCTCTTCAAGCAATGGTTCACAGAGCCATCAGATATTATGTTGTGCTTACAATGCCAATGGGACTGTCTTTGTCACTGGTAGCTCTGACACTTATGCAAGG GTTTGGAGTGCCTGTAAATCTACTGCAGATGAGTCAGAACAACCCATTCATGAGATGGATGTATTATCTGGGCATGAAAATGATGTCAATTATGTTCAGTTCAG TGGGTGTGCTGTTGCTTCAAGATCTTCATTGGCTGACACTTTGAAGGAGGAGAACATTCCCAGATTCAAAAATTCCTG GTTTTGTCATGACAACATAGTCACTTGTTCTCGTGATGGTAGTGCAATTATATGGAGTCCTAGATCGCGCAGATCCCAT GGAAAATCTGGACGTTGGACTAAGTCATATCATCTGAAAGTTCCACCTCCCCCATTGCCTCCTCAACCTCCTCGGGGAGGTCCACGTCAAAGAATTCTTCCAACTCCTCGTGGTGTTAATATGATTATGTGGAGCTTGGATAATCGCTTTGTGCTTGCAGCTATAATGG ATTGCAGAATATGTGTTTGGAATGCTGCAGATAGTAGCTTGGTACATTCTTTGACTGGTCACACTGCATCT TCATATGTTTTAGATGTTCATCCTTTCAACCCTCGTATAGCTATGAGTGCTGGATATGATGGAAGAACTATAGTCTGGGAT ATATGGGAGGGTGTTCCCATTCGCACATATGAAATTGGACTTGGACGTTTCAAGTTGGTTGATGGGAAGTTTTCTCC GGATGGAACATCAATAGTGCTTTCAGATGATGTTGGCCAGATACATTTATTGAACACAGGCCAAGGGGAATCGCAGAAGGACGCCAAATATGATCAG TTCTTCCTTGGGGATTATCGACCTCTTATCCGTGATTCTGCCGGAAATGTTCTTGATCAG GAGACACAGCTCCCTCCACATCGAAGGAACATTCAAGATCCTATTTGTGATTCCA GTATGATTCCATACCCAGAACCTTATCAAACCATGTTCCAGAAACGTCGACTCGGTGCACTTGGTGTTGAATGGCATCCTCCATCCATAAAATTTGCTATCGGTACAGATTTCAGTCTGGGCCTGGATTATCAAATGCCTCCTTTGGAAGATTTGGATAGAATGATTGAGCCACTACCGGAGTTCATAGATGCCATTTACTGGGAACCTGAGAATGAAGTCATAAGTGATGATACTGACTCAGAGTATAATGTTGCAGAGGAATGCACCAGTGAAGGAGAACAAGGTAGTTTGTGTTACAGCTCTGCTACTGATCCAGATTGTAGCATGGATGACAGTGACAGCGAACATAGTCATAAAGATGGCCCTCGCAGATCAAGAAGAAGAAAGCAAAAAAGTGAA GTTGAGTCCTCTGTGAGGCATGTCAAGAAAAGGAATTTGAGTGAGCGTGATGGCTTGATATCTGGGAGTAGTGGTtctaagaaattaaaaaatagccGGAAATTTTCCAAGGGAAAGTCTTCCAAGGTAAAGTCATCCAGACCTCAGCGTATTGCAGCACGCAATGCCCTAAATATGTTCTCCAGAATTACTGGAACATCTACAGATGGAGACGTTGAAGATGATTCGGAAGATGATACATCCAGCAGCGAGTCAAGTCTGCAAGAATCAAACATTCCAAGAAAAATATCTGATAAATACTTGCAGAACATGCAAGATAAATATGTGGAAGAGGAAAATATAGTCAAAACTCACCAACTCCCTGAATCTCAACCAAATGCTGGAAATAGGAAGAAATTAGTTTTGAAGCTTTCACTGCGTGGTTCTAAGAAGCCTGTGTCTCCGGAAGACAGAATGCTCAATGTTGAGAGACAGGTATATGATATGAATCCAGATCCTAGACCTTTTCAAGAAACTGAAATCAATTTAAGCTCCAAAGATCTAGGGTCATCTTCCTCACATTTGTTTGATGCGGGTCTGTCCCAAAATCAGaataatcatattaatagtGGAGGGTATCCTGAAAAGGTTGAGGATGGCATAGAGGGATCTTCAGGTGACAATGGAAGCAAAATCAGACGGGGAGAGAACAACATCTGTacttccaagaattcaagatTAGGGGATGAGATCCCAGGTGATGCATCCATTGGATTCAATGCTAGTTGTGATGCGCACAAGGAAAGCAGGAGTGATGTTCATGG GGATGGGGAACTACTTGAAGTGGATCAAGATAGTGCCACAATTGAAGAGACTGTTCCTTCTGGTGTAATACAAAGTTCTTTGACATTTTTATCATCTTCACTGGGTGAACTTCAATCAAATTGTGGTGCTTCTGCCGGCACTTGTGATAAAGCTCCTGATGGGGGAGATGAAAACCGGTCTTTATCTGATAAATGCAGTAACCTTGATTCAGTGGAAGCAAGAGAACATGCTGGTGTAAACCATTGTCAGGGATTGAAAGAGAATCCTCTTCCCAagttaacaaaaataaaaatgagaacGAGAGGGACTTTGGGGGGAACACcttcaaaaattaaatctatGAGAGCTGTGGATGATTTGCATCAAGATGCAGTTGGTAGAATGTCTGAAGGTCCCTCATACTTGGAGCAAAATCAACTCTTAGGAGTGCGAGGAAATGACGAAGGTTCTGGTAGATCAGTTTCTTTATATGATGTTCCTGAAAGGGAAAAGTCGCATAAGAGCATTGCTGATTTAGAAGATTTAAATCATGATGTGGAAGAAGATGCGTCGGATGCAATACATAGAACAAGATTATTGAAGATGAAGGAAACTTCTTGGGAGTCGCATGATGATATGAACCATAACTTAAGGTTCAGAGTGGGTCATGAATTGCCAGGAACATCAAATATTAATGGTGTTGAGCTCCTATCTGAAGAAATGATGCTGAATTCGAGAATTGCAGTGAGATCAAGGTCTGCTAGAAACAGGCGAGTTGATAATTGCTCAAGTCCTTTGATTTCAAGGAAACCAAGTCAACCTGCTAGGAAATTGTCATGGCTGATCTTGTCAAAACATGAGGAAGAGTATCGATATATTCCTCAGCTAGGTGATGAAGTTGTGTATTTGAGACAG GGTCACCAGGAGTATATTGAATCAACAAACTCATCAGCAACAGGTCCTTGGAGTTTGATTAAGGGTTACCTTGGTGCTGTAGAAATTTGCAAGGTTGAAAGCCTGAATTATGCCCCAGCTGCTGGTTCTGGGGATAGCTGCTGTAAAATTATACTCAGATTTATAGATCCTTCATCTGGTGTATTTGGTAAAGCCTTTAAATTGACCCTGCCTGAACTGATCAATTTTCCTGATTTTGTTGTTGAGAAAACGAGGTATGATGCTGCTATCAGTAGAAATTGGACCCATAGGGATAAATGCCAGGTGTGGTGGAAGAATGAGAATGGGGAAGGTGGTAGTTGGTGGGAGGGTAGAGTTCTTTCTTCAGAACCGAAATCTGATGAATTTCCTGATAGTCCTTGGGAGAGATACTTTATTCGATACAGGGCTGACCCGCTTGAAAACCATCGACACAGTCCTTGGGAACTGCATGATCCTGGGACCACATGGGAGCACCCGCATATCGATGTCAAAATTAGTATTAAGCTACTAATTTCTTTTGATAAATTAGAGGAGTCGGTGAGTGCAAATCAG GATTTTTATGGAATCGAGAAATTGAATGAAGCATCTCATAAGTTGGATTTCTTTAACAG GTTTCCAGTTCCTCTGTGTCCGGATATTATCCGTTCAAGGTTAGAAAACAACTATTACCGTAGCTTAGAAGCAGTGAAGCATGATGTACATGTGATGATGGAAAATGCACAATCTTATTTTGGCAAAAATGCTGAGCTATCACACAAGATGAAGCGGCTATCCGAATGGTTTTCAAAGAAACTGTCAAAACTCTGA
- the LOC110613189 gene encoding bromodomain and WD repeat-containing protein 1 isoform X2 produces MDFWKCTSSISKAPLSTSNNVVEKSRLEQQERTDVDVDLREVYFLILHFLSSGPCQKSFGHFWNELLEHELLPRRYHAWFSRSGACSGHDDDDGVSLPLSYNKLVDRYPHIEKDHLVKLLKQLLQHIAPPVLDKPVLHRPNAADVPTLLGSGSFSLLDCVSNMNKQAKHLPVHLRWPHMQADQVHGLGLREIGGGFTKHHRASSIRSACYAIAKPLTMVQKMQNIKKLRGHRDAVYCAIFDRSGRYMITGSDDRLVKVWSMETAFCLASCRGHEGDITDLAVSSNNAIVASASNDFVIRVWRLPDGLPISVLRGHTGAVTAIAFSPRPSSVYQLLSSSDDGTCRIWDARYSQCSPRIYVPKPSDAIAGKNNGPFSNGPSSSNGSQSHQILCCAYNANGTVFVTGSSDTYARVWSACKSTADESEQPIHEMDVLSGHENDVNYVQFSGCAVASRSSLADTLKEENIPRFKNSWFCHDNIVTCSRDGSAIIWSPRSRRSHGKSGRWTKSYHLKVPPPPLPPQPPRGGPRQRILPTPRGVNMIMWSLDNRFVLAAIMDCRICVWNAADSSLVHSLTGHTASSYVLDVHPFNPRIAMSAGYDGRTIVWDIWEGVPIRTYEIGLGRFKLVDGKFSPDGTSIVLSDDVGQIHLLNTGQGESQKDAKYDQFFLGDYRPLIRDSAGNVLDQETQLPPHRRNIQDPICDSSMIPYPEPYQTMFQKRRLGALGVEWHPPSIKFAIGTDFSLGLDYQMPPLEDLDRMIEPLPEFIDAIYWEPENEVISDDTDSEYNVAEECTSEGEQGSLCYSSATDPDCSMDDSDSEHSHKDGPRRSRRRKQKSEVESSVRHVKKRNLSERDGLISGSSGSKKLKNSRKFSKGKSSKVKSSRPQRIAARNALNMFSRITGTSTDGDVEDDSEDDTSSSESSLQESNIPRKISDKYLQNMQDKYVEEENIVKTHQLPESQPNAGNRKKLVLKLSLRGSKKPVSPEDRMLNVERQVYDMNPDPRPFQETEINLSSKDLGSSSSHLFDAGLSQNQNNHINSGGYPEKVEDGIEGSSGDNGSKIRRGENNICTSKNSRLGDEIPGDASIGFNASCDAHKESRSDVHGDGELLEVDQDSATIEETVPSGVIQSSLTFLSSSLGELQSNCGASAGTCDKAPDGGDENRSLSDKCSNLDSVEAREHAGVNHCQGLKENPLPKLTKIKMRTRGTLGGTPSKIKSMRAVDDLHQDAVGRMSEGPSYLEQNQLLGVRGNDEGSGRSVSLYDVPEREKSHKSIADLEDLNHDVEEDASDAIHRTRLLKMKETSWESHDDMNHNLRFRVGHELPGTSNINGVELLSEEMMLNSRIAVRSRSARNRRVDNCSSPLISRKPSQPARKLSWLILSKHEEEYRYIPQLGDEVVYLRQGHQEYIESTNSSATGPWSLIKGYLGAVEICKVESLNYAPAAGSGDSCCKIILRFIDPSSGVFGKAFKLTLPELINFPDFVVEKTRYDAAISRNWTHRDKCQVWWKNENGEGGSWWEGRVLSSEPKSDEFPDSPWERYFIRYRADPLENHRHSPWELHDPGTTWEHPHIDVKISIKLLISFDKLEESVSANQDFYGIEKLNEASHKLDFFNRFPVPLCPDIIRSRLENNYYRSLEAVKHDVHVMMENAQSYFGKNAELSHKMKRLSEWFSKKLSKL; encoded by the exons ATGGACTTCTGGAAGTGCACATCTTCTATTAGTAAGGCACCTTTAAGTACTTCTAATAATGTGGTGGAGAAGTCCCGGCTTGAACAACAAGAGAGGACTGATGTAGATGTAGACCTTAGAGAAGTTTACTTCCTGATTTTGCATTTTCTTTCCTCTGGGCCTTGCCAAAAGAGTTTTGGACACTTTTGGAATGAGCTTTTGGAGCATGAGCTTCTACCTAGAAGATATCATGCATGGTTTTCAAGAAGTGGTGcatgtagtggacatgatgatgatgatggtgtATCTCTTCCATTGAGTTATAATAAATTGGTGGATAG GTATCCTCATATTGAGAAGGATCATTTGGTGAAGCTTCTGAAGCAACTGCTGCAGCACATAGCACCTCCTGTACTTGACAAGCCTGTATTACATCGTCCAAATGCAGCAGATGTTCCTACTTTACTGGGATCTGGTTCTTTTTCGCTTCTGGATT GTGTTAGCAATATGAATAAGCAAGCTAAGCATCTGCCTGTGCATCTGCGTTGGCCTCATATGCAGGCTGATCAGGTGCATGGTTTAGGTTTAAGGGAGATTGGAGGAGGTTTTACAAAGCATCATCGTGCTTCATCCATTCGCTCTGCATGCTATGCTATTGCTAAGCCTTTGACCATGGTGCAAAAGATGCAAAACATAAAAAAGTTGAGGGGACATCGTGATGCAGTCTATTGTG CCATATTTGATCGCTCAGGTAGGTATATGATTACTGGCTCAGATGATCGTCTCGTCAAGGTTTGGTCAATGGAAACTGCATTTTGCTTGGCAAGCTGCCGAGGGCATGAA GGTGACATTACTGACTTGGCTGTAAGTTCAAACAATGCTATAGTGGCATCTGCTTCTAATGATTTCGTCATCCGAGTT TGGCGCTTGCCAGATGGTTTGCCAATATCAGTATTGCGCGGGCACACTGGAGCTGTTACTGCCATTGCATTTAGTCCCAGGCCTAGCtctgtctaccaactcttatc GTCATCAGATGATGGAACTTGTCGAATCTGGGATGCTAGATATTCCCAGTGCAGTCCACGAATTTATGTGCCAAAACCTTCTGATGCTATTGCTG GTAAGAACAATGGTCCATTTAGTAATGGACCCTCTTCAAGCAATGGTTCACAGAGCCATCAGATATTATGTTGTGCTTACAATGCCAATGGGACTGTCTTTGTCACTGGTAGCTCTGACACTTATGCAAGG GTTTGGAGTGCCTGTAAATCTACTGCAGATGAGTCAGAACAACCCATTCATGAGATGGATGTATTATCTGGGCATGAAAATGATGTCAATTATGTTCAGTTCAG TGGGTGTGCTGTTGCTTCAAGATCTTCATTGGCTGACACTTTGAAGGAGGAGAACATTCCCAGATTCAAAAATTCCTG GTTTTGTCATGACAACATAGTCACTTGTTCTCGTGATGGTAGTGCAATTATATGGAGTCCTAGATCGCGCAGATCCCAT GGAAAATCTGGACGTTGGACTAAGTCATATCATCTGAAAGTTCCACCTCCCCCATTGCCTCCTCAACCTCCTCGGGGAGGTCCACGTCAAAGAATTCTTCCAACTCCTCGTGGTGTTAATATGATTATGTGGAGCTTGGATAATCGCTTTGTGCTTGCAGCTATAATGG ATTGCAGAATATGTGTTTGGAATGCTGCAGATAGTAGCTTGGTACATTCTTTGACTGGTCACACTGCATCT TCATATGTTTTAGATGTTCATCCTTTCAACCCTCGTATAGCTATGAGTGCTGGATATGATGGAAGAACTATAGTCTGGGAT ATATGGGAGGGTGTTCCCATTCGCACATATGAAATTGGACTTGGACGTTTCAAGTTGGTTGATGGGAAGTTTTCTCC GGATGGAACATCAATAGTGCTTTCAGATGATGTTGGCCAGATACATTTATTGAACACAGGCCAAGGGGAATCGCAGAAGGACGCCAAATATGATCAG TTCTTCCTTGGGGATTATCGACCTCTTATCCGTGATTCTGCCGGAAATGTTCTTGATCAG GAGACACAGCTCCCTCCACATCGAAGGAACATTCAAGATCCTATTTGTGATTCCA GTATGATTCCATACCCAGAACCTTATCAAACCATGTTCCAGAAACGTCGACTCGGTGCACTTGGTGTTGAATGGCATCCTCCATCCATAAAATTTGCTATCGGTACAGATTTCAGTCTGGGCCTGGATTATCAAATGCCTCCTTTGGAAGATTTGGATAGAATGATTGAGCCACTACCGGAGTTCATAGATGCCATTTACTGGGAACCTGAGAATGAAGTCATAAGTGATGATACTGACTCAGAGTATAATGTTGCAGAGGAATGCACCAGTGAAGGAGAACAAGGTAGTTTGTGTTACAGCTCTGCTACTGATCCAGATTGTAGCATGGATGACAGTGACAGCGAACATAGTCATAAAGATGGCCCTCGCAGATCAAGAAGAAGAAAGCAAAAAAGTGAA GTTGAGTCCTCTGTGAGGCATGTCAAGAAAAGGAATTTGAGTGAGCGTGATGGCTTGATATCTGGGAGTAGTGGTtctaagaaattaaaaaatagccGGAAATTTTCCAAGGGAAAGTCTTCCAAGGTAAAGTCATCCAGACCTCAGCGTATTGCAGCACGCAATGCCCTAAATATGTTCTCCAGAATTACTGGAACATCTACAGATGGAGACGTTGAAGATGATTCGGAAGATGATACATCCAGCAGCGAGTCAAGTCTGCAAGAATCAAACATTCCAAGAAAAATATCTGATAAATACTTGCAGAACATGCAAGATAAATATGTGGAAGAGGAAAATATAGTCAAAACTCACCAACTCCCTGAATCTCAACCAAATGCTGGAAATAGGAAGAAATTAGTTTTGAAGCTTTCACTGCGTGGTTCTAAGAAGCCTGTGTCTCCGGAAGACAGAATGCTCAATGTTGAGAGACAGGTATATGATATGAATCCAGATCCTAGACCTTTTCAAGAAACTGAAATCAATTTAAGCTCCAAAGATCTAGGGTCATCTTCCTCACATTTGTTTGATGCGGGTCTGTCCCAAAATCAGaataatcatattaatagtGGAGGGTATCCTGAAAAGGTTGAGGATGGCATAGAGGGATCTTCAGGTGACAATGGAAGCAAAATCAGACGGGGAGAGAACAACATCTGTacttccaagaattcaagatTAGGGGATGAGATCCCAGGTGATGCATCCATTGGATTCAATGCTAGTTGTGATGCGCACAAGGAAAGCAGGAGTGATGTTCATGG GGATGGGGAACTACTTGAAGTGGATCAAGATAGTGCCACAATTGAAGAGACTGTTCCTTCTGGTGTAATACAAAGTTCTTTGACATTTTTATCATCTTCACTGGGTGAACTTCAATCAAATTGTGGTGCTTCTGCCGGCACTTGTGATAAAGCTCCTGATGGGGGAGATGAAAACCGGTCTTTATCTGATAAATGCAGTAACCTTGATTCAGTGGAAGCAAGAGAACATGCTGGTGTAAACCATTGTCAGGGATTGAAAGAGAATCCTCTTCCCAagttaacaaaaataaaaatgagaacGAGAGGGACTTTGGGGGGAACACcttcaaaaattaaatctatGAGAGCTGTGGATGATTTGCATCAAGATGCAGTTGGTAGAATGTCTGAAGGTCCCTCATACTTGGAGCAAAATCAACTCTTAGGAGTGCGAGGAAATGACGAAGGTTCTGGTAGATCAGTTTCTTTATATGATGTTCCTGAAAGGGAAAAGTCGCATAAGAGCATTGCTGATTTAGAAGATTTAAATCATGATGTGGAAGAAGATGCGTCGGATGCAATACATAGAACAAGATTATTGAAGATGAAGGAAACTTCTTGGGAGTCGCATGATGATATGAACCATAACTTAAGGTTCAGAGTGGGTCATGAATTGCCAGGAACATCAAATATTAATGGTGTTGAGCTCCTATCTGAAGAAATGATGCTGAATTCGAGAATTGCAGTGAGATCAAGGTCTGCTAGAAACAGGCGAGTTGATAATTGCTCAAGTCCTTTGATTTCAAGGAAACCAAGTCAACCTGCTAGGAAATTGTCATGGCTGATCTTGTCAAAACATGAGGAAGAGTATCGATATATTCCTCAGCTAGGTGATGAAGTTGTGTATTTGAGACAG GGTCACCAGGAGTATATTGAATCAACAAACTCATCAGCAACAGGTCCTTGGAGTTTGATTAAGGGTTACCTTGGTGCTGTAGAAATTTGCAAGGTTGAAAGCCTGAATTATGCCCCAGCTGCTGGTTCTGGGGATAGCTGCTGTAAAATTATACTCAGATTTATAGATCCTTCATCTGGTGTATTTGGTAAAGCCTTTAAATTGACCCTGCCTGAACTGATCAATTTTCCTGATTTTGTTGTTGAGAAAACGAGGTATGATGCTGCTATCAGTAGAAATTGGACCCATAGGGATAAATGCCAGGTGTGGTGGAAGAATGAGAATGGGGAAGGTGGTAGTTGGTGGGAGGGTAGAGTTCTTTCTTCAGAACCGAAATCTGATGAATTTCCTGATAGTCCTTGGGAGAGATACTTTATTCGATACAGGGCTGACCCGCTTGAAAACCATCGACACAGTCCTTGGGAACTGCATGATCCTGGGACCACATGGGAGCACCCGCATATCGATGTCAAAATTAGTATTAAGCTACTAATTTCTTTTGATAAATTAGAGGAGTCGGTGAGTGCAAATCAG GATTTTTATGGAATCGAGAAATTGAATGAAGCATCTCATAAGTTGGATTTCTTTAACAG GTTTCCAGTTCCTCTGTGTCCGGATATTATCCGTTCAAGGTTAGAAAACAACTATTACCGTAGCTTAGAAGCAGTGAAGCATGATGTACATGTGATGATGGAAAATGCACAATCTTATTTTGGCAAAAATGCTGAGCTATCACACAAGATGAAGCGGCTATCCGAATGGTTTTCAAAGAAACTGTCAAAACTCTGA